From Levilactobacillus zymae, a single genomic window includes:
- a CDS encoding helix-turn-helix domain-containing protein → MSTDALRHLIQDLARISGVTLRLCDHHLQTVLLSGDEAAQPTFRTLPTRATLVERAITDQGDFLLLGIFTDQQCQGYLIAGPCQTASTSLANVISTALNGPRPIQIHDDHVKVLPLRLDLAAAESENDAELAQRYQLQNQLADAITRGDPEGLTTISDRIFQTAGFDALMTRVPNRRLRSEKNILYILNTTCRIAAERGHISPVILDRVSGHYARLIEDLITTKTFQQLVNQICRHYCDIVAAQRDNRYSHQVNLTIQFISRHYQQDLTLAELAANVRVTPTHLAHLFKQETGETLFAFINRFRIQMAQRQLHYQTESIMDVAFQVGFNNVTYFNKMFKRYTGITPSAYLRNSRPTIPTAHLD, encoded by the coding sequence ATGTCAACCGATGCTTTACGCCACCTCATCCAGGACCTCGCCCGCATCAGTGGCGTCACCCTACGTCTCTGCGATCACCACCTGCAAACCGTTCTCTTAAGCGGTGACGAAGCGGCCCAACCGACCTTTCGCACGTTACCCACCCGCGCCACATTGGTCGAGCGGGCCATCACCGACCAAGGGGACTTTCTCCTATTAGGGATTTTTACCGACCAGCAGTGCCAAGGGTACCTGATTGCGGGACCTTGCCAAACGGCTAGCACGAGTCTGGCCAACGTGATCAGTACCGCCCTGAACGGGCCGCGCCCCATTCAAATACACGACGACCACGTTAAGGTCCTCCCCTTGCGCCTGGATCTTGCCGCCGCGGAGAGTGAAAACGACGCCGAGTTGGCCCAGCGCTACCAGTTACAGAACCAGCTAGCCGACGCCATCACCCGGGGCGACCCCGAAGGCCTAACCACCATCAGCGATCGTATCTTTCAAACCGCCGGCTTCGACGCCCTCATGACCCGGGTGCCCAACCGGCGACTACGTTCCGAAAAAAATATTTTGTACATCCTCAACACCACCTGCCGGATTGCCGCCGAACGCGGGCACATCTCTCCCGTCATCTTAGACCGCGTGTCCGGTCATTACGCCAGGTTGATTGAGGACCTCATCACCACCAAGACCTTTCAGCAGCTGGTCAACCAGATTTGCCGGCATTACTGCGACATCGTGGCCGCTCAACGGGATAACCGTTACAGCCACCAGGTCAACCTCACCATCCAGTTTATTTCACGGCATTACCAGCAGGATCTCACGTTAGCGGAACTGGCTGCTAACGTGCGTGTGACGCCAACTCATCTCGCGCACCTGTTCAAGCAAGAAACGGGCGAAACCCTGTTTGCATTCATTAACCGGTTTCGCATCCAGATGGCCCAACGCCAGCTGCACTACCAGACCGAATCAATCATGGACGTGGCCTTTCAGGTCGGGTTTAATAACGTGACGTACTTCAATAAGATGTTCAAACGCTATACCGGGATCACCCCCTCCGCCTATTTACGCAATAGTCGTCCCACCATCCCCACAGCCCATCTCGATTGA
- the uidA gene encoding beta-glucuronidase produces the protein MLYPLMTATRSVLSLNGIWSFKMQAAGEDLDATTPLVTDDVMAVPASFNDQTVNQDLREHDGYFWYERDFTVPTALLTQRLSLRFGSATHEAWVFVNGVAVGHHKGGFTPFELPINDAVQAGTNRLTVKLSNLLDHTTLPVGNYTETQDADGHTVAHVDENFDFFNYAGLHRNVNLLATPWNRVEDVTVTPTIDLAARHATVAISVTTTKPAGQVRVTLLDEAGTVVGTLAGRQGTVDLDEIHLWKPLNAYLYQAQVEILEDDQVVDSYTEPFGMRTVAVQAGQFLINGEPFYFKGFGKHEDFYVIGRGTNEALNVLDLNLLKRMGANSFRTSHYPYSEEMMRLCDREGIVVIDEVPAVGLMPNFSFDVSGAFNVTDPDFWANLGTREAHEQALHEMISRDKNHASVVIWSIANEPATFLPGAHDYFEPLFDLARKLDPQERPCTYINIMMSTPERDNCSDLADLLTLNRYYGWYLQTGDLKAAAAAQEKELRTWQAKYPDKPIMFTEFGADTVAGMHSAYNEPFSEEYQVAYYEMNTQIFDKIENFVGEQLWNFADFQTKFGINRIQGNKKGILTRSREPKAAAVWLSKRWNQIPNFNYKK, from the coding sequence ATGTTATACCCATTGATGACCGCGACCCGTTCCGTCCTGAGTCTAAACGGAATTTGGTCCTTTAAGATGCAAGCTGCCGGTGAAGACCTCGATGCCACCACCCCGTTGGTAACGGATGACGTCATGGCGGTGCCCGCTTCGTTCAACGACCAAACCGTGAACCAGGACCTGCGGGAACACGACGGTTATTTCTGGTATGAACGTGACTTCACAGTCCCAACAGCCCTACTAACCCAACGCTTAAGCCTGCGCTTTGGGTCCGCGACCCACGAGGCCTGGGTGTTCGTGAACGGTGTGGCGGTGGGGCACCACAAGGGTGGGTTTACCCCGTTTGAATTGCCCATTAACGACGCCGTGCAAGCCGGAACCAACCGCTTGACGGTCAAGTTAAGTAACCTGTTGGACCACACCACGTTGCCCGTGGGGAACTACACCGAAACCCAAGACGCTGACGGCCACACGGTGGCACACGTGGACGAAAACTTCGACTTCTTCAATTATGCGGGGTTGCACCGCAACGTGAACTTGCTGGCGACGCCGTGGAACCGGGTTGAAGACGTGACGGTCACGCCGACGATTGATTTGGCGGCTCGGCACGCCACGGTGGCGATTTCGGTGACGACGACCAAGCCGGCTGGCCAGGTCCGGGTGACCCTGCTCGATGAAGCGGGGACGGTCGTGGGAACCTTAGCCGGGCGTCAGGGGACGGTTGACCTCGACGAGATCCACCTCTGGAAACCGTTGAACGCCTACCTCTACCAGGCCCAGGTTGAGATTCTCGAAGATGACCAGGTCGTGGATAGCTACACGGAACCGTTTGGGATGCGGACCGTAGCCGTCCAGGCGGGGCAATTCTTGATCAACGGCGAACCGTTTTACTTCAAGGGCTTCGGTAAGCACGAAGACTTCTACGTGATTGGCCGGGGGACCAACGAAGCGTTAAACGTCTTGGATCTGAACCTGTTGAAGCGGATGGGCGCGAACTCCTTTAGAACCTCGCATTACCCGTATTCCGAAGAAATGATGCGGTTGTGTGACCGCGAAGGAATCGTGGTAATCGACGAAGTTCCAGCCGTAGGGTTGATGCCAAACTTTAGCTTCGACGTGTCCGGGGCCTTCAACGTGACTGATCCTGATTTCTGGGCGAACCTAGGTACCCGGGAGGCTCACGAACAGGCCTTACACGAAATGATCAGCCGCGATAAGAACCACGCCAGCGTGGTCATCTGGTCGATTGCCAACGAACCGGCGACCTTCTTACCGGGCGCTCACGATTACTTCGAACCGCTCTTCGACCTGGCCCGGAAGTTAGACCCGCAGGAGCGGCCTTGCACCTACATCAACATCATGATGTCGACGCCGGAACGCGACAACTGTTCCGATCTGGCCGACCTATTGACCCTGAACCGTTACTACGGTTGGTACCTGCAAACGGGTGACCTGAAAGCGGCCGCGGCCGCTCAGGAAAAGGAACTCCGGACTTGGCAAGCGAAATACCCGGATAAGCCGATCATGTTTACCGAATTCGGTGCCGATACGGTGGCGGGGATGCACAGTGCCTACAACGAGCCGTTCTCCGAGGAATACCAAGTGGCCTACTACGAGATGAACACGCAGATCTTCGATAAGATCGAGAACTTCGTGGGTGAACAACTCTGGAACTTTGCCGACTTCCAGACCAAATTCGGCATCAACCGGATCCAAGGAAACAAGAAGGGGATCCTGACGCGCTCCCGTGAACCGAAGGCGGCCGCCGTCTGGTTGAGCAAGCGTTGGAACCAGATTCCGAACTTTAACTATAAGAAGTAG